A window of [Ruminococcus] lactaris ATCC 29176 genomic DNA:
TGATCACACGAATCTTCCCCGGTACGATCTGCTCTTTTCTGACTGCTTTTCTGACTGCTTCTCTGACTACTTCTTTCATATGTAATCCCTCCATATATCTATTGTCCGGTCAGGTTTTTCCTGATCTTTCTCATCTTTTTCCGGTCATCCGATCGGCTGATATATGGAGTATTACCTGAAAGCTGCCCTCTATTCATTTTTCGGATACATTTTCCTGCTGATGCACTTTTCTTCCTGATACATTTTTCTTACATACGCTTTTTTCTATACGCTTTCTTCTTTTTCGCGGATCGTGTCTACTACTGCCTCTGCCTGGTTCTTGATATGCTGTCCTGTGATCTGGGTCGCACGATCTTTATCCCGGCTTTCGATCGAATCAATGATCGTCTGATGTTCTTCCAGCAACTGCGGATAACACTCTTTCTTTTTCAGATATTCAATCCTGTAGCGATACATCTGCTCCCGCAAATTGTTCAGAAGCTGGATCAGACGGCGGTTATCCGTAGCTGCATAAATGATATCATGAAATGCCACATCCGCCTGTGCGATCCGGGTAATATCATCGCTGTCCAGCGTATTACAAAATTCTGCGGAAGCCTCCTTCATCGCTTTGATCCCTTCTTCATCCATACGGTCGCAGGCAAGCTGGACTGCCAGTTCCTCCAACGCACACCGCACTTCCAGTACATCTCTTAAATTCTTTTCCGTGATTTCTGCAACTTCTGCACCTTTCCTTGGGATCATCAGGACAAGACCTTCCAGCTCAAGCTTACGGATCGCCTCACGGATCGGTGTCCGGCTCACTCCGAGTTTGTTCGCAAGCTGGATCTCCATCAGTCTTTCTCCCGGCTTCAGTTCCCCTCTTAAGATCGCCTGCCGCAGCGTATTAAATACCACATCTCTCAGAGGCAGGTACTCATCCATCGTTACTTCAAAATCTGTTCCCATATTATTTTCTCCTTACGTTATGCACATTCGTCACATAGACCTGCTTCGTCAGTCCGCTCTCACGAATCTTCCTCTGTGCCTCCCTTGCCGCAGCACGGTTTTCAAAAAGTCCGAAAACAGTAGGACCACTGCCACTCATCATCGCACCAATCGCACCATTCTCTCTCATGACCTGCTTCAATTCTTCGATCACCGGATGCATCGGGATCGTAACATCCTCCAGCACGTTCCCCATATTTTCTGAAATCCTGTGAAGATCCTTCTGCCTCAGACCCTCGATCAGAGCATCTATATCAGGATGTTCTATGATCTCCTCTGAGTCCAGTGCCTCATAAACTACTTTGGTTGATACACTGACCGGTGGCTTTGCGATCAGGACCGTACATTTCGGCATGGCAGGGAGGACACTTAATTTTTCTCCGATCCCTTCTGCCAGCACTGTTCCTCTCATAATACAGTAAGGCACATCTGCTCCCAGCTTTACCCCACGTTCCATCAGATCTTTTTGCTGCAGGTGGAGTCCGAACATGCGGTTCATCCCGAATAAGACAGCCGCTGCATCTGAACTGCCGCCTGCCAGTCCCGCTGCCACCGGAATATGCTTATTCAACACGATCTTCACACCCTCGCTGATCCCAAATTCCTCGATCAGGAGCTTTGCTGCTTTATAAGCAATATTGGTATCTCCTGTCGGGAGAAATCCCAGGTTGGTCGTAAGTTCAATCCCAGGTTCTTTCTTCTTTGTCAGCTTTACTTCATCATACAAATAAATGGTCTGCATGACCATACGCACATCATGATATCCGTTCTCTCTTCTTCCCAGTACATCCAGTCCCAGGTTTATTTTTGCAAGTGCTTTCAGCTCGATCTGATTCATCCGTATCTTCCATCCTCTCAATCGCAAAACGCATGCTGTATCTTGTATACATTGTACTTACAGTATACTCATATTTTCTTTAAAAATCAATAATTTATCCCCCTCTTTCACATTTTCATTCTGCATTCCGTTCACTTCCATAATGCCCTCTTTTGTTGTCATATACCGCTTTGCAAGCTGCCACAGATCTTCTCCGCTCTGCACGATATGCCCCACGATCGACGGTCTTTTTTCAAGCTGTGCCAGGTCCAGCGGTTCTTCCCTGACATTCTCCATCGTCCACACTTTCACCGGTCTTCTTAAAAATGTATCAAATGTGAGGATTCCTTTGATCTCCACTGATTCACTTCCGACCAGTGTAATCTGCAACTGCTCGATATGCTGTTCCATATTGTAGACTGTTTCCTCCGGCATTTCTTTACACTCGATCTGATGTTCAAATGGGATCATTCCCTGCCAGCTTCCATATGGTTCTGCATCATCTCCACGCAAATAAAGGAACGAGAGGTGTAAAATTCCTTCCACCCGGATTCCCTCTCCGGTCCTATCTGCATGCTCCACCTGGATTGCTCCTCTGGCATGCAGGATCTGCAGAACATCTGTCTTCAGCTCCGGCAGTGACAGTCGTTCCGTCACCTTACATTTTGACTGATTCTGCATTAATAATTCTTCACATACCACCTCAGTCGTATCAAAAAGACACTGTTTCTGAAGTGAATACAGATCTTCCAGCAGTTCCACGCTTTCCTCCCGGTAAAAATT
This region includes:
- a CDS encoding GntR family transcriptional regulator — protein: MGTDFEVTMDEYLPLRDVVFNTLRQAILRGELKPGERLMEIQLANKLGVSRTPIREAIRKLELEGLVLMIPRKGAEVAEITEKNLRDVLEVRCALEELAVQLACDRMDEEGIKAMKEASAEFCNTLDSDDITRIAQADVAFHDIIYAATDNRRLIQLLNNLREQMYRYRIEYLKKKECYPQLLEEHQTIIDSIESRDKDRATQITGQHIKNQAEAVVDTIREKEESV
- the ispE gene encoding 4-(cytidine 5'-diphospho)-2-C-methyl-D-erythritol kinase; protein product: MNQIELKALAKINLGLDVLGRRENGYHDVRMVMQTIYLYDEVKLTKKKEPGIELTTNLGFLPTGDTNIAYKAAKLLIEEFGISEGVKIVLNKHIPVAAGLAGGSSDAAAVLFGMNRMFGLHLQQKDLMERGVKLGADVPYCIMRGTVLAEGIGEKLSVLPAMPKCTVLIAKPPVSVSTKVVYEALDSEEIIEHPDIDALIEGLRQKDLHRISENMGNVLEDVTIPMHPVIEELKQVMRENGAIGAMMSGSGPTVFGLFENRAAAREAQRKIRESGLTKQVYVTNVHNVRRK